A genome region from Microplitis demolitor isolate Queensland-Clemson2020A chromosome 1, iyMicDemo2.1a, whole genome shotgun sequence includes the following:
- the LOC103575564 gene encoding uncharacterized protein LOC103575564 isoform X2 has product MSECVGYKTVSSMTGSSRTGPPQPQEEEPVSSFDSPEKQVTGRKMTPVQQQTEQFIQLTPLWEHVVRTQQFPPDVDTCLVFNEISSRLRDPEWEVRQHALRVLVDVIPTLDEDHVDEIMEPVVGELINNLGHLAPAVRKGALDTLRVYLLYSSTRDAIIKTIIDKGINRNNFDIQSHITLGVILSAPSLLFPSSRSIKPSRQSLKTVINALASRLSDINYQEIALKSLVKIRDVIGDEFVSYLEDCPGAKEDFDNLSQVYNVHSMPKRSKKIRKKKFKHDKLDKVEAERSNDEEKRERENKEETIPPSRVVLETEIKFNEQTAITMTILEEKDDDSDDSLDSPLKLDDSSKLKDESKEMWIERRKTPRRVHFGGEIVKLRTPDSDDSQMIQSDVPVTRIPLPISPVTKMPSYRPPRSLSHPCTPSSRCQVPKRSRSVSASPKRGYYVHDGSLNPKKSILMKTSAKIKDNSNNNNINNNNSNNNNNNKLNNVDGIFGIKESDRSWSFEVFESIEDKTVKKESNLFVEKRKKKVKTSASKSAVRIKSSEESVCYFNKFDESGERTNEINFVEYPEAKVNSGNSNRSGDLNLHAKSFNTIDMVNSKGEDDKLRSPKRVVGFESFPRKERNYILMELSSPIKSGNSRQVSPISVSSSSVDAAGSGRDGVQSNENTQEPKSLSDRVSIGELNAPVVLSTNDTFKEESLNTENSKTLGIEENKKVVAVEAREKDTKEKENEEKEKGKDKKKEINENNKESKKFCDSKTIAKNFDSGNESHTCSSSEGENKTQEPSWEELGLVDQEVLNDLHNKDDWRARVRGLERVASALRTSSALIAIEPRLGSLLHAVLGCERSCRVAAAGMAVARVVVAGVSEEALKRRLPQVAWGLTRQGGPNAAQLARIAMLRLRPALFLEQLLQPHCIDARNAKTRENALQLLIFSLVTFPSTEFKVENVANKVALMVGDRRRRVRQAALDTLAVLAQIYEPEEVLQAGQRAAKQLRETSDMVAAIRARLARKSLPMVSADGLVVYGLQISPTVQIATGPDVDWIVAGSGSVSPGTGRARGQIITINPRANFDKISQKNDTEENSSSHDRNLVARGIGLHPKNEKPVAWQLVSAASKDDNKLINGNKKEKNSTLINGINDNNNSGIKKRLEDSASPFISSLDSIEDSYGTDVNISLIKNDQDVIMKQRKTEENFHRRMDEIYAERPHQDIIRLESRIPVAQFRDRDIVVRHSTAYSRRRRAVKTDEYETSSSAPQTSYGQRDDEINRRYRSDRIKLHIRPGSDDRSELTSPQGASNSPQMSPVHDITSVPGYRRRQSIIQTTVSKSDRHIFPSIIESRCKSVAAAYGKPFTPVQTIDSYSRRISSSPVVIKIDKTNIDEELNEKNRCNSAQISTHCINNLTDLSTHYLGRDREPYGVSSDSSNDRDNEPLQDHEVNEDNSHRSASIITKSFDIITHESNPSRRNSIDQIPVTVLSSATNSTDLDKETSSDDIASGRELDSDDPLTRNPPSGSSVVSNESSSADEAIREVISPNHRDTGGIQAIAFDEHDSPDVSLAYDREYSTELQIDIESRACSSINSPNKFFHSVVCHDDEDDDDDDEELEENNNGDEDENENIDLDIGEDVSDDINVVKDVENENGDEDDKEISEYKIDEMSTSITTTTTSSISGITTTSSLTTSTSTSSSNSETVKNLVSIVVASRPHSRAATEYHETTTAVTFQPLDIRQSREGTSVSGEASVIHDPNDTLTLESNDHDGDISVKSKIVSVIKHPSDENPDTEIHVVTIEKIHQTLTSSRENGIVPEIARIHMDNNATESPTKRLQSKVPRSRVKMKTGLNKVAPALPINNNEKSFNKSKPIIPQCFSQLESNDWEVTIKGLKELSIIARQQRHLLDNCPQNLVGRLLGRHIRNLRSQVARTACMAAGDVFESQARSIDHDLDDIAGPLLHRTADTNRFLRSDSNAALDRMIEHLPPHRTISVIIHRGAGHQNAVVRAATARLLASVVERMGPDSAMTLPRDVREKLLSTGAKLLMDGNLDARNQAKLMFKQLSRCEGFRRALKDSVPDTTLRHIDKTLRSL; this is encoded by the exons GTACGGACGCAGCAATTTCCTCCGGACGTGGACACATGCTTAGTATTCAATGAGATATCATCAAGACTCCGTGATCCTGAATGGGAAGTACGTCAACATGCACTTAGAGTATTGGTTGATGTTATTCCGACACTTGATGAAGATCACGTCGATGAAATTATGGAGCCAGTTGTGGGTGAGCTTATTAACAATCTGGGGCATCTCGCTCCTGCAGTACGTAAAGGCGCACTCGATACATTACGTGTTTATTTACTGTACAGTTCTACTCGCGACGCTATAATTAAGACC atAATAGACAAAGGAATAAACAGAAATAATTTCGATATCCAATCTCACATTACCCTGGGTGTTATTTTGAGTGCGCCAAGTTTGTTATTCCCATCATCAAGAAGCATTAAACCATCGCGTCAGAGTTTGAAGACAGTAATAAATGCCTTAGCAAGTCGGCTCAGTGACATAAATTACCAAGAGATAGCTTTAAAGTCTTTAGTAAAAATTCGCGACGTTATTGGTGATGAATTTGTGTCTTACCTAGAGGATTGTCCCGGAGCTAAAGAGGACTTTGATAACTTAAGTCAAGTCTACAATGTTCATTCAATGCCAAAgaggagtaaaaaaattcgtaaaaaaaagtttaagcaTGATAAGCTTGACAAAGTTGAAGCCGAGAGGAGTAATGACGAggaaaaaagagaaagagaaaacaAAGAGGAAACTATCCCACCGTCACGTGTTGTTTTAGAGACggagattaaatttaatgagcaGACCGCTATCACAATGACTATTCTGGAAGAGAAAGATGACGATTCAGATGACAGCCTAGATAGTCCTCTTAAGCTGGACGACTCATCGAAGTTGAAAGATGAGTCAAAGGAAATGTGGATTGAGAGACGCAAAACACCTCGACGTGTTCATTTCGGGGGTGAAATCGTTAAATTACGTACCCCCGACAGCGATGACTCTCAAATGATACAATCAGATGTCCCAGTTACACGCATACCTTTGCCAATATCACCGGTTACTAAAATGCCGAGCTACAGGCCTCCCAGATCATTATCTCATCCTTGTACTCCTAGTTCACGGTGCCAAGTACCCAAAAGATCAAGAAGTGTATCAGCAAGTCCTAAACGCGGCTATTATGTTCACGATGGCAGTTTGAATCCCAAGAAAAGTATTCTTATGAAGACATCAGCTAAAATTAAAGacaattctaataataataatattaataataataatagtaataataataataataataagttaaataaCGTCGATGgtatttttggaataaaagAAAGCGATCGCAGCTGGTCCTTTGAAGTTTTCGAATCAATCGAGGATAAAACGgtgaaaaaagaaagtaatttGTTTGTTGAgaagcgtaaaaaaaaagtaaaaacttCGGCGAGTAAATCTGCGGTTAGAATAAAATCTTCCGAGGAAAgtgtttgttattttaataaatttgatgaatcGGGTGAGAGaacaaatgaaattaattttgttgagtATCCGGAAGCTAAAGTTAACTCAGGAAACTCAAATAGATCTGGGGATTTAAACTTACACgctaaaagttttaatacCATTGATATGGTAAATTCAAAAGgcg aaGATGATAAACTACGATCACCAAAGAGAGTCGTTGGTTTTGAAAGTTTTCCACGTAAAGAACGTAACTACATACTTATGGAACTCTCGAGTCCTATTAAAAGCGGCAATAGTCGTCAAGTTTCTCCGATTTCAGTATCTTCATCGTCAGTTGATGCTGCTGGTAGTGGTCGTGATGGTGTACAATCAAATGAAAATACCCAAGAGCCGAAAAGTTTATCTGATCGTGTATCTATTGGTGAATTAAATGCTCCAGTTGTATTATCCACTAATGATACATTTAAAGAAGAAAGTTTAAACACGGAAAATAGTAAAACTCTTGGTattgaagagaataaaaaagttgttgCGGTTGAGGCTCGAGAAAAGGATACGAAGGAAAAAGAAAATGAGGAGAAGGAGAAGGGGAAGgataagaaaaaagaaataaatgaaaacaacAAAGAATCGAAAAAGTTTTGTGATAGCAAGACAATTGCCAAGAATTTTGATTCGGGTAATGAAAGCCATACGTGCAGTAGTAGTGAAGGAGAAAATAAAACACAAGAACCCAGTTGGGAGGAACTTGGTCTCGTTGATCAGGAAGTGCTTAATGATCTTCATAAtaag GATGACTGGAGAGCTCGAGTTCGTGGGTTAGAGAGAGTTGCTTCAGCTTTGAGGACCTCCTCGGCATTGATTGCGATTGAACCGAGACTAGGGTCACTGTTGCACGCCGTACTGGGTTGTGAGAGAAGTTGTCGAGTCGCTGCTGCTGGAATGGCTGTTGCCAGA GTTGTGGTTGCTGGTGTAAGTGAAGAAGCTCTTAAACGACGGTTACCACAAGTAGCTTGGGGTTTAACGCGTCAAGGGGGTCCTAATGCTGCACAACTTGCTCGTATTGCAATGCTAAGGCTTCGTCCGGCACTCTTCTTGGAACAATTACTTCAACCCCATTGCATTGACGCGAGAAATGCTAAA ACGAGAGAAAATGCTCTCCAGTTGCTCATCTTCTCGTTGGTTACCTTCCCAAGTACTGAGTTCAAAGTCGAGAACGTTGCTAACAAAGTGGCTTTGATGGTTGGAGATAGAAGAAGACGAGTTCGGCAAGCGGCTTTAGATACTCTCGCAGTGCTTGCACAAATTTACGAGCCTGAG gAGGTACTTCAAGCTGGTCAGCGAGCCGCTAAACAACTGAGAGAAACCTCTGATATGGTTGCTGCTATTCGTGCCAGGCTTGCAAGAAAATCACTGCCAATGGTCTCTGCAGACGGTCTTGTTGTTTATGGCTTACAAATTTCTCCGACGGTTCAGATCGCCAcag gTCCAGATGTTGATTGGATCGTTGCCGGAAGTGGTTCAGTCTCACCCGGAACTGGGAGAGCCCGCGGCCAAATCATCACGATTAATCCTCGAGCaaactttgataaaatttcacaaaa aaacgATACAGAAGAAAATTCTTCGAGTCATGACAGAAACTTAGTAGCCCGTGGTATTGGATTACATCCAAAAAATGAGAAACCTGTGGCATGGCAATTAGTATCGGCCGCGAGCAAA gatgacaataaattaataaatgggaataaaaaggaaaaaaattcaacactaATTAATG GAATCaacgataacaataatagcGGGATTAAAAAACGATTAGAAGATTCGGCAAGTCCGTTTATATCATCGCTGGATAGTATCGAAGATTCCTATGGCACTGACGTAAATAtatcactaataaaaaatgaccaaGATGTGATAATGAAACAGCGTAAAACAGAGGAAAATTTCCACCGACGAATGGATGAAATTTATGCTGAACGTCCGCATCAAGATATAATAAGACTAGAGTCACGAATTCCCGTCGCACAATTTCGCGATCGTGATATCGTTGTGAGACATAGTACAGCTTACTCACGTAGACGTCGTGCAGTTAAAACGGATGAGTATGAAACTTCATCTTCAGCGCCACAAACTTCTTATGGTCAGCGTGACGACGAGATTAACCGTAGATATCGTAGTGATAGAATTAAACTACACATAAGACCGGGCTCTGATGACCGGAGTGAGCTTACTTCTCCCCAAGGAGCTTCAAATTCACCTCAAATGTCTCCTGTACACGATATCAC ATCTGTTCCTGGTTATCGTCGCCGTCAGAGTATTATACAGACAACTGTTTCGAAATCTGATAGACATATATTTCCTTCaatt ATTGAATCTAGATGTAAATCAGTAGCAGCGGCATATGGAAAACCATTTACTCCAGTTCAAACAATTGATTCTTATTCGAGAAGGATTTCCAGTTCGCCAGTAGTCATCAAAAT AGATAAAACGAACATCGATGAGGAATTGAATGAAAAGAATCGATGTAACTCTGCACAAATTTCTACCCATTGTATCAATAACTTAACTGATCTTTCAACTCACTACTTgg GTCGCGATCGAGAACCGTATGGGGTCTCAAGTGACTCGTCCAATGATAGAGACAACGAGCCGCTTCAAGATCATGAGGTCAATGAGGATAATTCGCATCGGAGTGCTTCCATTATTACCAAGTCCTTTGATATTATTACACATGAATCTAATCCGTCTAGAAGGAATTCTATCGATCAG ATACCAGTAACAGTACTGTCAAGTGCGACAAATTCAACAGACTTGGATAAAGAAACGAGTTCTGATGATATAGCCTCGGGTCGTGAGCTAGACAGTGATGATCCTTTGACTCGTAATCCACCTTCAGGCTCTTCAGTTGTCTCTAATGAGAGCAGCTCAGCTGATGAAGCGATAAGAGAAGTTATAAGTCCTAACCACAGAGACACTGGTGGTATTCAAGCCATTGCTTTTGATGAACACGATAGTCCGGATGTATCTCTG gctTACGATCGAGAATATTCGACCGAGTTACAGATTGATATTGAATCGAGAGCATGCTCTTCCATAAATTCTCCTAATAAATTCTTCCATTCGGTTGTATGTCACGATGAtgaggatgatgatgatgatgatgaagaattggaggaaaataataatggagatgaagatgaaaatgaaaatattgatttagaTATAGGTGAAGATGTAAGCGATGACATAAATGTGGTAAAGGATGTGGAGAATGAAAATGGAGACGAAGATGATAAAGAAATATCGGAGTATAAAATTGATGAGATGTCAACATCTATCACAACTACTACGACCTCTAGCATTAGTGGAATTACGACAACGTCTTCTTTAACCACATCAACGTCAACATCTTCATCAAACTCGGAGACTGTGAAGAATTTAGTTTCGATAGTCGTTGCATCTCGACCTCATTCTCGAGCAGCGACTGAGTATCATGAAACCACGACTGCCGTCACCTTTCAGCCTCTCGACATCCGGCAATCCCGTGAGGGAACCTCAGTTTCCGGTGAAGCCTCAGTTATCCATGACCCGAATGATACACTTACACTTGAATCGAATGACCATGATGGAGATATTTCTGTAAAGAGTAAAATTGTCTCtgtg ATTAAACATCCATCAGATGAAAATCCTGACACAGAAATTCACGTCGTAACAATAGAAAAAATCCATCAAACGTTAACTAGCTCAAGGGAAAATGGAATAGTACCAGAAATCGCCCGAATCCAT atggACAATAATGCAACAGAATCTCCGACAAAAAGATTGCAATCAAAAGTACCGCGTAGcagagtaaaaatgaaaacaggATTGAATAAAGTCGCTCCCGCATTAccgattaataataatgaaaaaagttttaacaaATCAAAGCCAATTATTCCACAATGCTTTTCCCAACTTGAAAGCAATGactg GGAAGTAACGATAAAAGGTTTGAAAGAACTGTCAATTATTGCAAGACAGCAACGTCATTTATTGGACAACTGTCCGCAAAATCTTGTGGGTCGATTGTTAGGACGTCATATCAGAAATTTACGGTCACAAGTTGCTCGCACAGCTTGTATGGCAGCTGGTGATGTTTTTGAGTCTCAAGCGCGTTCTATTGATCAc gaTCTTGATGATATTGCTGGACCATTGCTTCATAGAACAGCAGACACTAACAGATTTTTACGCTCTGATAGTAATGCTGCTCTTGATCGTATGATAGAACACCTTCCACCTCATCGTACAATATCTGTTATCATACATCGTGGCGCTGG TCATCAAAATGCCGTCGTAAGAGCAGCTACGGCGAGACTTTTAGCTTCTGTCGTTGAACGTATGGGACCAGACTCAGCTATGACGCTTCCACGAGATGTCAGAGAAAAGTTACTAAGTACTGGTGCTAAACTTTTAATGGATGGTAACTTAGATGCTAG gaatCAAGCCAAGCTGATGTTCAAACAACTGTCAAGATGTGAAGGATTTAGAAGAGCATTAAAAGACTCTGTACCGGACACAACGCTTCGTCATATCGATAAAACACTGAGATCACTATAa